In one Paenibacillus sp. JQZ6Y-1 genomic region, the following are encoded:
- a CDS encoding DUF2625 family protein, protein MPSLSADQLIDHENHAWDELMQLFTGGRHTYILLPVDREESRQTLERLQISTRSYLGAIAYETGGVLIDHGWIKLLGSGAPGIYGSLRSWNGLHEQPVLTEIPGMLTVAYDAAGGFFALDNGRFGQTGHIYYFAPDTLEWESTELAYSGFINWLAVGDLQQFYETFRWEGWQNESTSLGADRVFSYYPPLWTKEGGGDSSYKSPVSVREAWELVLEQYQDEQAQQKPQTDSTHESSEIEHHIDVIEQYYSICFPLDYLEFVRQSGEEAYQYTEEGEQTDWEIHFSALDGQFIANNRAMVNDVNPDPQRIIPIAWSVSSGNNYLLDYRYNQAEPAVLLLEHEEAMVREDAEAEADHAEEAQQLMEGNVRKIADSFGAFIQLLKKQETSVLSSEPLAESE, encoded by the coding sequence ATGCCTTCATTATCTGCGGATCAACTGATTGACCATGAAAATCATGCTTGGGATGAACTGATGCAGCTGTTCACAGGCGGTCGCCATACATATATTCTTTTACCTGTCGATCGAGAAGAAAGTCGGCAAACACTGGAGCGATTACAAATCAGCACTCGTTCCTATCTGGGCGCTATCGCTTACGAAACAGGCGGTGTGCTTATTGATCATGGCTGGATCAAACTGCTGGGGTCGGGTGCGCCGGGCATATATGGCAGCTTGCGTTCGTGGAATGGGCTGCATGAGCAGCCAGTGCTGACAGAGATTCCGGGTATGCTAACGGTAGCATATGATGCGGCAGGCGGCTTTTTTGCACTGGATAATGGACGGTTTGGGCAGACTGGGCATATTTACTATTTTGCTCCTGATACATTGGAGTGGGAATCGACCGAGCTGGCGTATTCAGGCTTTATCAACTGGCTGGCGGTCGGCGATTTGCAGCAATTTTACGAGACCTTCCGCTGGGAAGGATGGCAAAACGAATCGACTTCATTAGGTGCAGATCGGGTCTTTTCATACTACCCGCCGCTCTGGACCAAAGAGGGCGGAGGCGATAGCAGCTACAAATCGCCAGTATCCGTCCGCGAAGCATGGGAGCTAGTGCTGGAACAGTATCAGGATGAACAGGCACAGCAAAAGCCACAGACAGATAGTACGCATGAAAGCAGTGAAATAGAGCATCATATTGATGTCATTGAGCAGTATTATAGTATTTGTTTTCCACTGGATTATTTGGAGTTTGTACGCCAATCGGGTGAAGAGGCATATCAATATACCGAAGAAGGGGAGCAAACCGATTGGGAAATTCATTTCTCAGCATTAGACGGTCAATTTATTGCCAATAACCGAGCGATGGTCAACGATGTAAACCCTGATCCGCAACGAATTATTCCGATTGCATGGAGTGTGAGCAGTGGGAATAATTATTTGCTGGATTATCGTTACAATCAGGCTGAACCTGCGGTGCTGCTGCTTGAGCATGAAGAAGCGATGGTGCGCGAGGATGCGGAAGCTGAAGCAGATCATGCAGAAGAAGCACAACAGCTGATGGAGGGCAATGTACGCAAAATCGCCGATAGCTTCGGTGCATTTATTCAACTGCTGAAAAAGCAAGAAACAAGCGTATTGTCCAGTGAGCCGCTGGCAGAATCGGAATAA
- a CDS encoding DUF1697 domain-containing protein yields the protein MIYVALLRGINVGGNNKINMKQLKVAFEDAGMTQVTTYIQSGNIIFASEELPHTELAIRLERAIQQDFALDIPVMVRSLPEIAAVIHALPEEWTNDDNMKSDVLFLWDEINDSSVLEQLPLKPDMGTMHYISGAVLVSVPREHVAHSGMNKLVGSKLYRYMTVRNVNTTRQIFRLMQAADEQSL from the coding sequence ATGATCTATGTCGCTTTGCTGCGTGGTATTAATGTAGGTGGGAATAATAAGATCAATATGAAGCAGTTAAAGGTTGCTTTTGAAGATGCTGGCATGACGCAAGTGACGACGTATATCCAGTCTGGCAATATTATTTTTGCTAGTGAAGAGTTGCCTCATACTGAGCTAGCGATTCGATTGGAGCGAGCGATCCAACAGGATTTTGCATTGGATATTCCAGTTATGGTGCGTAGTCTGCCAGAGATCGCTGCTGTCATACACGCGTTGCCGGAAGAATGGACCAACGATGACAATATGAAGAGTGATGTGTTATTTCTATGGGATGAGATCAATGACAGCTCTGTATTAGAGCAATTGCCGCTCAAGCCTGATATGGGTACGATGCATTATATTTCTGGTGCTGTTCTCGTATCAGTCCCTCGTGAACATGTCGCGCACAGCGGAATGAACAAGTTGGTTGGCTCGAAGCTGTACCGCTATATGACTGTGCGGAATGTGAATACGACTCGGCAGATTTTTCGTTTGATGCAGGCGGCTGACGAACAGTCGTTATAA
- the gdhA gene encoding NADP-specific glutamate dehydrogenase: MSKLVQDHTSTTEIYIQSIYDTVINRNPNEPEFHQAVHEFLESMAPVIEQHPEYRKQAVLERLIEPERLISFRVPWVDDHGQVQVNRGFRVQFNSTLGPYKGGLRFHETVNSSIIKFLGFEQIFKNALTGQPIGGGKGGSDFDPKGKSDMEIMRFCQSFMTELYKYIGSDVDVPAGDIGVGGREIGYLFGQYKRIRGGNEPGILTGKGIGYGGSLARTEATGYGCIYFLQEMLASRGLHLQGRRTVVSGSGNVSIFAMEKAQELGAIVVACSDSGGYIVDPSGIKLDTVKRIKLIEGGRISDYVKHHPEASYHPGSTNIWSVPCEIALPCATQNELDAAAARLLIGNGLIAVAEGANMPSTLDAVHLLLDNDILFGPAKAANAGGVAVSALEMAQNSMRLSWSFDEVDHKLQDIMKHIYRDSVQAAKNYGFEGNLVAGANIAGFRRIAEAMLQQGII, from the coding sequence ATGAGCAAATTAGTACAAGATCACACATCAACGACGGAAATATACATACAATCGATTTATGATACCGTTATCAATCGCAATCCCAATGAACCGGAATTCCATCAGGCAGTTCACGAATTTCTAGAAAGCATGGCGCCTGTAATCGAGCAGCATCCTGAATATCGCAAGCAGGCAGTGCTAGAACGGCTGATTGAACCGGAGCGTCTTATCTCCTTCCGTGTTCCTTGGGTAGACGATCACGGACAGGTACAGGTGAATCGCGGTTTCCGCGTACAGTTTAACAGTACACTAGGTCCCTATAAGGGCGGGCTTCGTTTCCATGAGACAGTGAACAGCAGTATTATCAAATTCCTCGGCTTTGAGCAGATATTCAAAAACGCATTGACTGGACAGCCAATCGGCGGCGGGAAAGGCGGTTCTGATTTTGATCCTAAGGGCAAATCCGATATGGAGATTATGCGCTTTTGCCAAAGCTTCATGACGGAACTATACAAATATATCGGCTCTGATGTGGATGTACCTGCTGGCGATATCGGTGTCGGTGGTCGCGAGATCGGGTATCTGTTTGGTCAATACAAACGCATTCGCGGCGGCAATGAGCCGGGCATTTTAACTGGAAAAGGCATCGGTTACGGCGGCAGTCTGGCACGTACGGAAGCGACTGGATACGGCTGTATCTACTTTTTACAGGAAATGCTCGCTTCGCGTGGGCTGCATCTGCAAGGGCGTCGTACTGTCGTATCGGGCAGCGGTAATGTATCGATATTTGCTATGGAAAAAGCACAAGAGCTAGGTGCAATCGTAGTCGCGTGCAGTGACTCCGGCGGCTATATCGTTGATCCTAGCGGAATTAAGCTGGATACGGTCAAGCGCATCAAACTGATCGAAGGCGGGCGCATCAGCGATTATGTAAAGCATCATCCAGAAGCTTCCTACCATCCCGGCAGCACGAATATTTGGAGTGTTCCTTGCGAGATCGCCCTTCCTTGTGCCACGCAAAATGAACTGGATGCTGCCGCCGCTCGCCTGCTGATCGGCAACGGTCTGATTGCGGTTGCTGAAGGAGCTAATATGCCTAGCACACTGGATGCGGTCCATCTGCTGCTGGATAACGATATTCTATTTGGACCAGCCAAAGCTGCCAATGCAGGCGGTGTCGCTGTATCTGCACTGGAAATGGCACAAAACAGCATGCGTCTGTCATGGAGCTTTGACGAGGTGGATCACAAGCTCCAAGATATTATGAAGCATATTTATCGTGATAGCGTCCAAGCTGCGAAAAACTACGGTTTTGAAGGCAATCTAGTTGCTGGAGCCAATATTGCTGGTTTCCGCCGAATCGCAGAAGCGATGCTGCAACAAGGGATTATTTAA
- a CDS encoding LacI family DNA-binding transcriptional regulator, whose protein sequence is MAERKKVTIEDVAKEAGVGIATVSRALNNSEGISAKTRQRILHIVEEMGFVPNTSAQSLKIRQTRQIALAVPDIRNAIIPDIAWSVEQAAKQHGYRVVQINMLGNARLELETLREVKKLHVDGLVMMPLAYPKTLEQLINQSSLPISVINYSKKLSTDLKADIVGMARPEGRLVMDHLLQIGRTRIAYAGAPKDKIEERYRAYEQSLSHVDTSLVYFGEDFNFDTGRQAADYFYNLKHMPDAIYAVNDMVAIGIVNRFKELGVKVPEDVAIVGIDNNVWTTITTPQISSVSIMGAEVGRLAAELLLKRIQSTDALPYERVEFEPRLIVRESSLSSHRYVRGQE, encoded by the coding sequence ATGGCTGAAAGAAAAAAGGTGACAATTGAAGATGTTGCAAAAGAGGCAGGTGTTGGCATTGCGACTGTCTCGCGTGCGCTTAATAACAGTGAAGGCATTAGTGCCAAAACGAGGCAACGTATTTTGCATATCGTTGAAGAAATGGGCTTTGTCCCAAATACATCTGCACAAAGTCTGAAAATCCGCCAAACGCGCCAAATTGCGCTAGCTGTACCGGATATTCGGAATGCGATCATTCCTGATATTGCTTGGTCGGTGGAGCAAGCCGCCAAGCAGCATGGTTATCGGGTAGTACAGATTAATATGCTGGGAAATGCACGATTGGAGCTGGAAACACTGCGCGAAGTGAAAAAGCTGCATGTGGACGGACTGGTGATGATGCCGCTTGCGTATCCAAAAACACTGGAACAGCTGATCAACCAATCCAGTCTGCCGATCTCGGTTATCAATTATAGTAAAAAGCTTAGCACTGATCTAAAAGCCGATATTGTCGGTATGGCACGCCCCGAGGGACGACTCGTCATGGATCATCTGCTGCAAATTGGTCGTACGCGAATTGCTTATGCTGGTGCGCCAAAAGATAAGATTGAGGAACGGTATCGGGCGTATGAACAGTCGTTGTCGCATGTGGATACATCGCTAGTGTATTTTGGTGAGGATTTTAACTTTGATACTGGTCGTCAGGCGGCAGACTATTTTTATAATTTGAAGCATATGCCGGATGCGATTTATGCAGTGAATGATATGGTAGCGATTGGCATCGTGAATCGATTCAAAGAGCTGGGTGTCAAGGTACCGGAGGATGTGGCGATTGTCGGGATTGATAACAATGTATGGACGACGATTACGACGCCACAGATTAGCTCGGTATCAATTATGGGTGCGGAAGTAGGGCGGTTAGCTGCTGAGTTGCTGCTTAAGCGTATCCAGTCCACTGATGCGCTGCCTTATGAGCGTGTGGAGTTTGAACCGCGTCTGATCGTCCGTGAATCCAGCTTATCTTCACATCGATATGTTCGTGGACAAGAGTGA
- a CDS encoding SDR family NAD(P)-dependent oxidoreductase, with the protein MTDKKNKVAIITGGGSGLGLSTALKLAEAGVNITIVDISEAAGVAAVEQLEAKGVKALFVQADVSQAQDVKHYVDQTVSTFGTIDMFFNNAGISGPGTRFADNTIEQIEQVVGINLLGGLYGLKYVLEVMLQNGGGSIVNTSSTAGLVGQATVGSYSATKHGIIGITKTIAVEYAAEGINVNAIAPGTTETPMVKQYRQDNPETFQAVEAAIPQRRLGQPEEIAALVAFLLSDEAKYINGVVVPIDGGFTAQ; encoded by the coding sequence ATGACTGACAAAAAGAATAAAGTAGCCATCATTACTGGGGGCGGCAGCGGCTTGGGATTGTCTACCGCATTGAAACTAGCTGAAGCGGGTGTGAATATAACCATCGTAGACATTTCTGAAGCTGCTGGCGTAGCGGCTGTAGAGCAATTGGAAGCCAAAGGAGTCAAAGCTTTGTTCGTACAAGCTGATGTTAGCCAAGCCCAAGACGTCAAACACTATGTAGATCAAACGGTCAGCACCTTCGGTACGATTGATATGTTTTTCAACAATGCTGGTATTTCCGGTCCCGGTACCCGTTTTGCCGACAATACGATTGAACAAATTGAGCAGGTCGTGGGCATCAACCTGCTGGGTGGATTGTATGGCTTGAAATATGTATTGGAAGTGATGCTGCAAAATGGCGGCGGCTCTATCGTCAATACATCATCTACCGCTGGTCTAGTCGGTCAAGCAACAGTCGGTTCATACTCTGCTACCAAACACGGCATCATTGGTATTACTAAAACGATTGCCGTAGAATACGCGGCAGAAGGCATTAACGTAAATGCCATCGCGCCGGGTACAACGGAGACACCGATGGTCAAACAATATCGCCAAGACAACCCAGAAACCTTCCAAGCAGTCGAAGCCGCCATTCCACAGCGCCGCCTTGGTCAGCCGGAGGAAATCGCTGCGTTGGTCGCGTTCCTATTGAGTGATGAAGCGAAGTATATTAATGGTGTGGTTGTGCCGATTGATGGTGGGTTTACTGCGCAGTAA
- a CDS encoding 2,3-butanediol dehydrogenase, which yields MQALRWHGVKDLRVEQIEEPASQKGKVKIKIQWCGICGSDLHEYAAGPIFIPQGAKHPLTQEEAPVVMGHEFSGEVVEVGEGVTRFQTGDRVVVEPIFACGECTACRQGKYNLCEKMGFLGLAGGGGGFSEYVVADEHMVHKIPDSVSFEQGALVEPSAVALYAVRQSQFKVGDRAVVFGAGPIGLLVIEALKASGAAEIYAVELSEERRNTAESLGAIGLNPADGDVVKEIHRLTEGGADVAYEVTGVPVVLTQAIESTKLSGQVMIVSIFEKEAPIHPNRIVMQERNIAGIIGYRDVFPAVISLMSQGYFAPDKLVTKRIALGDIMEQGFEALLKEKNQVKILVSPNL from the coding sequence ATGCAAGCTTTAAGATGGCATGGTGTAAAAGATTTACGTGTAGAACAGATCGAAGAACCAGCATCGCAAAAAGGAAAAGTAAAAATCAAAATCCAATGGTGCGGTATTTGCGGTAGTGACCTGCATGAGTATGCAGCAGGTCCAATCTTTATCCCGCAAGGTGCCAAGCATCCACTCACTCAGGAAGAAGCACCTGTCGTAATGGGTCATGAATTTTCCGGTGAAGTAGTAGAAGTTGGCGAAGGCGTTACTCGTTTTCAAACTGGCGACCGCGTTGTAGTTGAGCCTATTTTTGCATGTGGTGAATGTACTGCTTGTCGTCAAGGCAAATACAATCTGTGTGAAAAAATGGGCTTCCTCGGTCTTGCTGGCGGTGGTGGCGGCTTCTCCGAGTACGTCGTTGCCGATGAGCATATGGTTCACAAAATTCCAGACAGCGTATCGTTTGAACAAGGCGCGCTGGTAGAACCTTCTGCCGTTGCACTGTATGCGGTTCGCCAAAGCCAGTTCAAAGTCGGTGACCGTGCTGTTGTATTCGGTGCTGGTCCTATCGGTCTGCTCGTTATTGAAGCACTGAAAGCTTCCGGTGCTGCGGAAATCTATGCTGTCGAATTGTCAGAAGAACGTCGCAACACAGCCGAATCGCTCGGTGCGATTGGTCTGAATCCAGCGGATGGTGATGTCGTAAAAGAAATCCATCGTCTGACTGAAGGCGGCGCAGATGTTGCGTATGAAGTAACTGGTGTGCCAGTTGTACTGACACAAGCGATTGAATCCACCAAACTGAGCGGTCAGGTTATGATCGTCAGCATTTTTGAAAAAGAAGCTCCGATTCATCCGAACCGGATTGTTATGCAGGAGCGCAATATTGCTGGTATTATCGGTTACCGCGATGTATTCCCAGCGGTAATCAGCCTGATGAGCCAAGGCTACTTCGCACCTGACAAACTGGTTACCAAACGCATTGCGCTTGGCGATATTATGGAGCAAGGCTTTGAAGCACTGCTCAAAGAGAAAAATCAGGTTAAAATCCTCGTTTCGCCGAATCTGTAA
- a CDS encoding LacI family DNA-binding transcriptional regulator, giving the protein MSKFDEIIKLSGYSRATISRVINHSPHVSDEARAKITDIMQQLNYVPNRNAVSLSTGQTNQIGMVMASTSEIILSFLERFIDIAMDYGFQTIIYTTRDDKESELRAFEDLRSKRVDGLVIITCVNDPKMLKKYCEYGPIVSWQRMGNDEIPSIAMDQGEGYRLALEHLVSRGYTRIANMFGRVDSLNTRSRREAYEHFMASQGLPVLRDWYHYSVFNVSNGEEMVRRLSAAPEMPQAVLCANDYVAMGMQAEARRQGIDVPGQLAIVGFDDSELARTLGITTIRNPIADQAVHAFYRLWEVLGRQLIEPKRLEYELIARETT; this is encoded by the coding sequence ATGTCCAAGTTTGATGAAATTATTAAGTTATCTGGTTATTCGCGTGCAACGATCTCACGAGTGATTAATCATTCACCACATGTGAGCGATGAAGCGAGAGCCAAAATCACTGATATTATGCAGCAGCTCAATTATGTACCGAACCGCAACGCGGTTTCGCTGTCCACCGGGCAAACGAATCAGATTGGGATGGTAATGGCGAGCACGAGCGAGATTATTTTGTCTTTTCTGGAGCGATTTATTGATATTGCGATGGATTATGGTTTTCAGACGATTATTTATACGACCCGCGATGATAAAGAAAGTGAGTTGCGCGCGTTTGAAGACCTACGTAGCAAGCGAGTAGATGGATTGGTGATTATTACCTGTGTGAACGATCCGAAAATGCTGAAAAAATACTGCGAATACGGTCCTATCGTGTCATGGCAGCGAATGGGGAATGATGAGATTCCGTCGATTGCTATGGATCAGGGGGAAGGGTATCGGTTGGCATTGGAGCATCTAGTATCACGCGGGTATACGCGCATTGCCAATATGTTTGGACGGGTCGACAGTCTGAATACACGCAGTCGACGTGAAGCATATGAGCATTTTATGGCAAGCCAAGGGTTGCCAGTGCTACGTGATTGGTATCATTATTCTGTATTTAATGTGTCCAATGGCGAGGAAATGGTGCGTCGTCTTTCCGCAGCACCGGAGATGCCGCAGGCGGTGCTATGTGCGAATGATTATGTGGCGATGGGCATGCAGGCGGAAGCACGCAGACAAGGAATTGATGTGCCGGGGCAGCTGGCGATTGTTGGCTTTGATGATAGTGAGCTGGCGCGCACACTAGGTATTACGACGATTCGCAACCCGATTGCGGATCAGGCGGTGCATGCCTTTTATCGGTTATGGGAAGTGCTTGGTCGTCAGTTGATCGAACCGAAACGATTGGAATATGAGCTGATCGCCCGTGAAACGACCTGA
- a CDS encoding PilZ domain-containing protein, whose amino-acid sequence MIHNRRKSPFRYVLKQPVSFEMQIMHINGQIVDTKPVQALLLDLSRSGCRISLPLEIPAQNNTVHVRIRMLLHEEPLLLEGRLQWNRTEGGRYHYGIHLDTTSYNRDHLLRELRLLASKNLIIIT is encoded by the coding sequence ATGATACACAATCGCAGAAAGTCCCCATTCCGTTATGTATTGAAACAACCTGTTTCCTTTGAAATGCAAATTATGCATATCAATGGTCAAATTGTCGATACCAAGCCAGTTCAAGCGCTATTGCTGGATCTTAGCCGTTCTGGTTGCCGCATCTCCCTACCGCTGGAAATTCCGGCTCAAAATAATACTGTACACGTCCGTATCCGCATGCTGCTGCACGAAGAACCGCTACTGCTGGAAGGACGATTGCAATGGAATCGCACGGAAGGTGGACGTTATCATTATGGCATTCACTTGGATACCACTTCCTATAATCGCGACCATTTACTGCGCGAATTACGACTACTCGCCAGCAAAAACCTGATCATCATTACCTAA
- a CDS encoding YfbR-like 5'-deoxynucleotidase gives MGIHAYFRSLDDLERIIRCPGKFKFEQHSVSAHSWKVVQYAKTLADIEETHGVVIDWKKLYEITSSHDYGEIFIGDIKTPVKHSSLELRSLLQKVEEGMIEHFIDENIPEEFKSIFRRQLHEGKDHSTEGLILEVADKMDQVYEAFSELQRGNTEKEFITMYRSALVKIKNIKLHCVDYFLDHILPDMVHEGTFSTIDIKRITEEALAQ, from the coding sequence ATGGGAATTCACGCTTATTTTCGTTCACTGGATGATCTGGAACGGATTATCCGCTGTCCGGGCAAATTCAAATTTGAGCAGCATAGTGTATCCGCTCACTCTTGGAAAGTTGTTCAATACGCCAAAACGCTTGCCGACATCGAAGAAACGCACGGTGTCGTGATCGATTGGAAAAAGCTCTACGAAATCACGAGCAGCCACGACTATGGCGAAATCTTTATCGGTGATATTAAAACCCCAGTCAAGCATTCCTCACTAGAGCTTCGCTCCTTGCTGCAAAAGGTAGAAGAAGGAATGATCGAGCATTTTATTGACGAAAATATTCCAGAAGAATTCAAAAGCATCTTCCGCCGTCAGCTCCATGAAGGCAAGGATCATTCTACCGAAGGGCTTATTCTTGAAGTTGCCGATAAAATGGATCAAGTATACGAAGCCTTTTCTGAATTGCAGCGTGGCAATACCGAGAAAGAATTTATTACTATGTATCGCAGCGCCCTAGTGAAGATCAAAAACATTAAGCTACATTGTGTCGATTATTTTCTGGATCATATTTTGCCGGATATGGTACATGAAGGGACCTTCTCCACCATTGATATTAAACGCATCACCGAGGAAGCGCTGGCCCAGTAA
- a CDS encoding DUF1593 domain-containing protein produces MGKSKWIKTLLSVNLCVLLISGMGGQAMAADNNTVSHTKKASAAQNQQQTSKARTVITNDGEVDDMNSMLRFLLYSNEMDLAGIVLTSSVYHYAGDPDKGIAPYRWTGTEWLSQMTDAYAQAYPNLIKQADGYPTPDYIRSVTKIGNISYKGEMDKVTEGSEFLAKLFLDNDKRDLYVQTWGGTNTTARALKSIEEQYKGTDQWAAIQKKINDKLVLYIILDQDDSYNDYIAKSWPNIRIINDQSNFWHFAYAWKYHTEALNSKLHGMWNYQNIQHDHGPLLALYALMGDGKMIDGELAEEQRGSADYLKNNPQYDLYDFISEGDSPSFFYLINNGLRSNEDPSYGGWGGRFGKVNDTLYRNTVLDYDVYTNRYEAEYSLLRWFDDIQNDFAARADWAIATSYKDANHNPTLTVKEGLNLTAKPGQYMTLHAVGQDPDGDKLTYKWWRYFEADTYNDSSVAPAPEEKQLAGDLLLGIHRPVAEGEKRNTIGLKHSNTATVKFQVPKDAKSGDTIHMIAEVQDDGTHTLKHYQRVIITVK; encoded by the coding sequence ATGGGGAAAAGCAAGTGGATTAAGACACTGCTATCGGTTAATCTGTGTGTACTGCTGATCAGTGGCATGGGTGGACAAGCGATGGCAGCCGACAACAACACCGTCAGCCATACAAAAAAAGCTTCCGCCGCCCAGAATCAGCAGCAGACAAGCAAAGCGAGAACCGTCATTACCAATGATGGTGAAGTGGATGATATGAACTCCATGCTGCGTTTTCTGCTGTATTCCAACGAAATGGATCTGGCAGGCATTGTGCTAACCAGCTCGGTGTACCACTACGCAGGCGATCCAGACAAGGGCATTGCGCCTTATCGCTGGACAGGAACCGAATGGCTGAGCCAAATGACAGATGCCTATGCTCAAGCCTATCCGAATTTGATCAAACAAGCAGACGGTTATCCAACGCCAGATTATATTCGCAGTGTGACTAAGATTGGTAACATCTCCTACAAAGGCGAGATGGACAAAGTGACTGAAGGCTCGGAATTTCTGGCAAAGCTGTTCCTCGACAACGACAAACGTGACCTGTATGTACAAACTTGGGGCGGAACCAACACGACTGCTCGTGCGCTTAAATCAATCGAAGAACAGTACAAAGGTACCGATCAATGGGCAGCGATTCAGAAGAAAATCAACGACAAGCTCGTGCTGTATATCATTCTTGATCAGGATGACAGCTACAATGACTATATCGCCAAAAGCTGGCCTAATATCCGCATCATCAATGATCAGTCGAACTTTTGGCATTTTGCCTACGCATGGAAATATCATACGGAAGCGTTAAACAGTAAGCTGCACGGTATGTGGAATTACCAAAATATCCAGCATGATCACGGTCCGTTATTGGCACTGTATGCACTGATGGGTGATGGGAAAATGATCGATGGCGAGCTGGCGGAAGAACAACGCGGCAGCGCAGACTATTTGAAAAACAATCCGCAATACGATCTATACGATTTCATTTCTGAGGGTGATTCGCCGTCCTTCTTTTATCTGATTAACAACGGTCTTCGTAGCAACGAGGACCCCAGCTATGGCGGTTGGGGCGGACGCTTCGGTAAAGTGAACGATACGCTATATCGTAATACTGTATTGGATTACGATGTGTATACGAACCGTTATGAAGCCGAATATTCGCTGCTGCGTTGGTTCGACGATATTCAGAACGATTTTGCTGCCCGTGCGGATTGGGCAATCGCGACCAGCTACAAGGATGCCAATCACAATCCAACGTTGACCGTGAAAGAGGGGCTGAATCTGACTGCCAAACCGGGACAATATATGACGCTGCATGCTGTAGGTCAAGACCCGGATGGCGACAAGCTAACATACAAATGGTGGCGTTATTTTGAAGCTGATACGTACAACGATTCCAGCGTAGCGCCTGCACCAGAGGAGAAACAACTGGCTGGCGATCTGCTGCTCGGTATCCATCGTCCGGTTGCGGAAGGCGAGAAGCGCAATACGATTGGTTTAAAACATAGCAACACTGCCACTGTCAAATTCCAAGTGCCGAAGGATGCCAAATCTGGCGATACGATTCATATGATCGCTGAAGTGCAGGATGATGGTACGCACACGTTGAAGCATTACCAACGTGTAATCATTACAGTGAAGTAA